From Bradyrhizobium sp. sBnM-33:
AGCCCAATGATCCGAACATTCCGCCCGGCACTGCTGATCTTGGCGATCATGGTGGCTCTGATTGTCACATATAGATTTCTAATGCTGTAACCCGAACGGCCGCGGATTGTGTGCGGGAATGAAGTGCTGTCGCAGGAAACTGAAGTAACCTGAAGCAGTCAATGCGGTTCTCGGACGTTGCAGCTCAATTGCTTGTGCCTTCGTGCGCGTTGCCTCGGCGCGATTTCGCCAGTAGCTCTGGTCTTTGGTCGGGTCAAGCATACCAATGCAACTTCGAGCGCCTCTTTCATATACAGCGGTTTCGAGCAGGTCACGATTTGTGAGTAATTAAAGTAAGCACCTGCGTATGGAAGTCAGCGCAGCTCGGTCGGCGGCGGATCGTGGCAAAACGCCTGACAAATTGCCGGCGCAGCTCAAGGTCCGAACCGGTCACGGAGGCAGAACGCATAACTCGGCGCTCGGGTTGACCTTATAGCAAATTTAGAGCCGTAGGAGTACGGGCCGCGCTCAACAATCTAGACGTGACGCTAAGGTGGCGGTGTGCCGACGTTGAGAAGCTGGGAAACAGCGGTGACCAGCTGCGCCGGCGCGAAGGGCTTTTGCAGCAGGATGCTGGTTAGCGCCGCTCTTGCATTTTGCCGCTGCTGTCGACGACGACGGACACTTCCTTGCCGTTTTTCGTCGCCTTGACTGACGTACCTTCGGCGGTGGATTTGATATCTCGAATTTGCGAATAGCCTGCGGCTTGAAGCTTGGCTATAAGCTCCTGCTCGGTCAGGGCGAGGGCAGGCGATAAGGCATCAACCATCACAAGACAACAAAGGACCGCTTAAAAGACTGCTCGGGCCGACATGATCT
This genomic window contains:
- a CDS encoding PepSY domain-containing protein; translation: MVDALSPALALTEQELIAKLQAAGYSQIRDIKSTAEGTSVKATKNGKEVSVVVDSSGKMQERR